One segment of Psychromonas sp. psych-6C06 DNA contains the following:
- a CDS encoding DUF1254 domain-containing protein has protein sequence MKKLLIALSIASTFSMSAYAQEADTLNELFTDGGREITVAEFPMVETARNLLIKQDEVGVNNFLHKRELSPTDKQDIVRMNRDTYYSFATINVSKGATVTIPEVPEGKYVSIQVVTEDHRIQQMKYGAGTFNLDTHTGDHIYLVVRLDSTIPAEEAHAIQDKMHIDAKSNEVFTYEGRISQESFAAVEDDLKKQMAGILKRDGAQALTGMFTSPNDESSETFTKEKYYVGTAIGWGGAQEVDNIYEVSGQYPANVCHQATFEDPKNQAFLSVTVYNQKGFMFNDVAHVNTSTAEYNDDGTLTFSFGCGDGAPNNLTTTEGNDTDTFTLAFRHYMPSKAVLDGFRVIPLVKPVK, from the coding sequence ATGAAAAAATTACTAATAGCACTATCAATCGCATCGACCTTTTCTATGTCAGCTTACGCTCAAGAAGCTGATACGTTAAATGAGTTATTTACTGATGGTGGTCGTGAAATAACCGTTGCGGAATTCCCAATGGTTGAGACCGCTCGTAACTTATTGATTAAGCAGGATGAAGTGGGTGTGAATAATTTCTTACATAAACGAGAGTTATCGCCTACCGATAAACAAGATATCGTTCGAATGAACCGTGATACCTATTATTCATTTGCGACTATCAATGTGTCTAAAGGGGCAACGGTGACTATCCCCGAAGTACCTGAAGGTAAATATGTCTCTATTCAAGTCGTTACTGAGGATCACCGTATTCAGCAAATGAAATACGGTGCGGGTACGTTCAATCTCGATACACATACTGGCGACCATATATACTTAGTTGTGCGCCTTGATTCAACCATCCCTGCTGAAGAGGCTCATGCGATTCAAGATAAAATGCACATCGATGCTAAATCCAATGAAGTATTTACCTATGAAGGTAGGATATCGCAAGAGTCTTTCGCTGCAGTTGAAGATGACCTAAAAAAACAAATGGCTGGTATTCTAAAGAGAGACGGTGCTCAAGCGCTAACAGGCATGTTTACTAGCCCTAATGATGAATCTTCTGAAACCTTTACAAAGGAAAAGTACTACGTTGGTACCGCTATCGGTTGGGGTGGTGCACAAGAAGTTGATAATATTTACGAAGTGTCAGGGCAGTATCCTGCGAACGTATGCCACCAAGCAACATTTGAAGACCCTAAAAACCAGGCGTTTTTATCCGTAACTGTATACAACCAAAAAGGCTTTATGTTCAACGATGTTGCACACGTGAACACGTCAACAGCGGAGTATAATGATGATGGCACCTTAACCTTTAGCTTTGGTTGTGGTGATGGCGCTCCTAACAACCTTACCACTACGGAAGGTAACGATACTGACACGTTTACTTTGGCATTCCGTCACTATATGCCTAGTAAAGCAGTACTCGACGGTTTCCGTGTCATACCGTTGGTTAAACCGGTTAAGTAA
- a CDS encoding LysR family transcriptional regulator, translated as MDNLTARSLSRIDLNLLVTLDVLMRELNVTRAANEMCVSQSTMSYSLQRLRDTFDDPLFTRTAKGLIPTKRALELNEALPELLSQLNSLVIHKPFEPSVCQESFSIALPTFLSSIVIPTLVKKLRQVAPNVNLIEVPIKSNQLALLDQGTLDFLVHYEESGNKSHLVELVGRLSACLYVRNGHPLLLEPSPSLQNILQFPVIGMHVEQDFYNTFDAPLEQLIAQQGIKKKGIIRSTQTQTLLDIMLDSDSVLFGASVLKEYNGYGDSFKLIMPLNEWSVPMNLLQHKRNSSSEAQIWFKKMLSDELSKVLG; from the coding sequence ATGGATAACTTAACCGCTCGGAGCCTTTCACGAATTGATTTGAATCTTTTAGTTACTTTAGATGTACTTATGAGAGAACTCAATGTAACCAGAGCAGCTAACGAAATGTGCGTTTCACAATCAACGATGAGCTATAGCTTACAAAGGCTAAGAGATACATTTGATGACCCGCTGTTTACCCGAACGGCAAAGGGGCTTATACCAACAAAGCGAGCACTCGAACTCAATGAAGCGTTACCTGAACTTCTAAGCCAATTAAACTCACTTGTTATACATAAGCCTTTTGAACCTTCTGTCTGTCAAGAAAGCTTTTCTATAGCCCTTCCCACGTTCTTGTCGAGCATTGTTATCCCAACGTTGGTTAAAAAACTCAGGCAAGTAGCGCCGAACGTAAATCTGATTGAAGTGCCAATTAAATCAAATCAGTTGGCTTTGCTCGATCAAGGAACACTGGACTTTTTGGTGCATTATGAAGAATCAGGTAATAAGTCTCACTTAGTTGAACTCGTTGGACGTTTATCTGCGTGTTTATACGTTAGAAATGGACACCCTCTACTGCTCGAACCATCACCTAGTCTGCAAAATATTTTGCAATTTCCAGTTATTGGTATGCATGTTGAGCAAGACTTTTATAACACCTTCGATGCACCATTAGAGCAATTAATAGCACAGCAAGGTATTAAAAAAAAAGGAATAATTAGAAGCACTCAAACGCAGACTTTGCTAGACATAATGCTTGATAGCGATTCCGTTTTATTTGGGGCGAGTGTGTTAAAAGAGTACAATGGATATGGTGATTCGTTTAAGCTGATCATGCCACTTAATGAGTGGTCAGTACCAATGAACCTTCTCCAACACAAGCGAAATTCTAGCAGCGAAGCTCAAATTTGGTTTAAAAAAATGCTAAGTGACGAACTATCTAAAGTTCTTGGCTAA
- the nth gene encoding endonuclease III, which produces MNKDKRREILTRLRDNNPKPETELNFSTPFELLVAVTLSAQATDVGVNKATDKLFPVANTPEAIYALGEAGLKSYIKTIGLFNSKASNVIKACKMLIELHNSEVPENREALEALPGVGRKTANVVLNTAFGWPTIAVDTHIFRVANRTKLAMGKNVDQVEAKLLKVIPAEFKVDVHHWLILHGRYTCIARKPRCGSCLIEDLCEYSPLKKT; this is translated from the coding sequence ATGAATAAAGATAAACGAAGAGAGATTTTAACGCGACTGCGCGACAATAACCCTAAACCCGAAACAGAGCTCAATTTCAGTACCCCTTTCGAACTACTTGTTGCTGTAACTCTATCTGCACAGGCAACCGATGTCGGGGTTAATAAGGCGACCGATAAACTATTCCCTGTCGCAAATACGCCGGAAGCAATTTACGCTCTAGGCGAAGCGGGATTAAAAAGCTATATCAAAACTATTGGACTATTTAACAGTAAAGCGAGCAATGTGATTAAAGCCTGCAAAATGTTAATTGAACTTCATAACAGTGAAGTGCCAGAAAATCGAGAAGCGCTTGAAGCATTGCCAGGAGTCGGCAGAAAAACCGCCAATGTGGTATTAAATACTGCCTTTGGTTGGCCAACAATTGCGGTTGATACACATATCTTTCGTGTGGCAAATCGTACTAAATTAGCAATGGGTAAAAATGTAGATCAAGTTGAAGCAAAACTACTTAAAGTAATTCCAGCAGAGTTTAAAGTGGATGTACATCACTGGCTTATTTTACATGGTCGTTATACCTGTATCGCCAGAAAGCCACGTTGTGGCTCATGTTTGATTGAAGATCTTTGTGAGTACTCTCCACTAAAAAAAACGTAA
- a CDS encoding electron transport complex subunit E — MTSDTTTPIDNADASVIQEDNRAIYKELSWQGLWKNNPGIVQLLGLCPLLAVTNTTTNALGLAIATLFVLVASNTLVSLIRHHVQKAIRIPIFVMIIASLVTCVQLLMNAYTYELYVSLGIFIPLIVTNCIIIGRAEAFASKNSVKHAAFDGLMMGLGFSGVLLLLGMAREILAQGTLFDGIETLLGEWASFLTITLYQTETSFLLAALPPGAFIIMGLIIAMKNAIDQYFESKAKRDNQLEANADA, encoded by the coding sequence AGCGATACCACAACACCGATAGACAACGCAGATGCTTCTGTTATTCAGGAAGATAACCGTGCAATTTATAAAGAGTTAAGTTGGCAAGGACTATGGAAGAATAACCCAGGTATTGTTCAGCTGTTGGGCCTATGCCCATTATTAGCAGTTACCAATACGACAACTAATGCACTTGGCTTAGCGATTGCAACCCTCTTTGTTTTGGTTGCCTCTAATACCTTAGTCTCACTAATTCGCCACCATGTACAAAAAGCAATTCGTATCCCTATTTTTGTAATGATAATAGCTTCCCTGGTAACCTGTGTACAACTATTAATGAACGCATATACCTACGAGTTATATGTTTCATTGGGTATATTTATCCCCTTGATCGTAACCAACTGTATCATTATCGGACGTGCTGAAGCCTTTGCGTCTAAAAATAGTGTTAAACATGCAGCTTTTGATGGGTTAATGATGGGACTTGGGTTTAGTGGCGTATTACTTCTTTTAGGTATGGCTCGTGAGATACTCGCTCAAGGGACACTATTTGACGGCATTGAGACGCTACTTGGTGAGTGGGCATCTTTTCTTACTATCACCCTCTATCAAACTGAGACTAGCTTTTTATTAGCAGCCCTGCCACCAGGTGCATTTATTATTATGGGGCTTATTATTGCTATGAAAAATGCAATCGACCAGTACTTTGAAAGTAAAGCTAAGCGCGACAACCAACTAGAGGCCAATGCAGACGCATGA